A stretch of the Cygnus olor isolate bCygOlo1 chromosome 25, bCygOlo1.pri.v2, whole genome shotgun sequence genome encodes the following:
- the COPZ2 gene encoding coatomer subunit zeta-2: MEPTGLPEPSLYTVKALLILDSRGQRLLAKYYDSSFPTAQEQAAFESSIFSKTCGAGGEIACLEGLTVVYRSSSDLLFYVVGGPQENELMLSAVLGCLCDALGLVLRKDLEKRWLLENLDGAFLVVDEIVDRGVILESDPQRVLQRLGPRAPEPAPYGFVLFDYLVGSREQGGAGAADPHK; encoded by the exons ATGGAGCCCACGGGGCTGCCA GAGCCCTCGCTGTACACGGTGAAGGCGCTGCTCATCCTCGACAGCCGCGGGCAGCGGCTCCTGGCCAAG TACTACGACAGCAGCTTCCCCACGGCGCAGGAGCAGGCGGCCTTCGAGAGCAGCATCTTCAGCAAGACCTGCGGGGCAGGCG GTGAGATCGCCTGCCTGGAGGGACTCACCGTGGTCTACAGGAGCAGCAGCGACCTCCTCTTCTACGTGGTGGGGGGCCCCCAGGAGAACGAG CTGATGCTGTCGGCCGTGCTTGGCTGCCTCTGCGACGCCCTCGGCCTCGTGCTGCG GAAGGACTTGGAGAAGCGCTGGCTGCTGGAGAACCTGGACGGGGCCTTCCTGGTGGTGGACGAGATCGTGGACAGGGG GGTGATCCTGGAGAGCGACCCGCAGCGCGTGCTGCAGCGCCTGGGCCCACGG GCCCCCGAGCCCGCGCCCTACGGCTTCGTCCTCTTCGACTACCTGGTGGGCAGCCGTGAGCAGGGGGGCGCGGGAGCCGCTGACCCCCACAAGTAG
- the NFE2L1 gene encoding endoplasmic reticulum membrane sensor NFE2L1, which yields MLSLKKYFTEGLIQFTILLSLIGVRVDVDTYLTSQLPPLREIILGQSSAYTQTQFHNLRNTLDGYGIHPKSVDLDYYFTARRLLNQVRALDRFQVPSTEVSAWLVHRDPEGSVSGTQPSAGIALENGGGLQDGSGPDGGVRESGAEQGFGEELEDLGAVAPPVNGDLTKEDIDLIDILWRQDIDLGAGREIFDYSHRQKESEVDKDLSDGRERGDGWRSAGSEGLDRNLLVDGETGESFPAQVPGAEDQTALSLEECLRLLEATFPFGENSEFPAADVSTLSEAVPSESRPAGIQSSLLSPLLPETESPFDLEQQWQDLMSIMEMQAMEVNNTTAETLYNGTGGDLLASNYSLAPNTPINQNVSLHQASLGSCSQDFSLFSSEIESPSMAGSSALLQLAPDNSTGLNTTFSSTNLSGIFFPPQLNSTVNETAGPELPDPLGGLLDEAMLDEISLMDLAIEEGFNPVQASQLEEEFDSDSGLSLDSGHSPASLSSSEASSSSSSSSSSSSSSSSSSSSSSSSFSEEGAVGYSSDSENVDFEETEGAVGYQPEYSKFCRMSYQDPSQLHYLPYLEHVGHNHTYNMAPGTLDPEEPKVPSAGKKSSKEKPSEFLDKQMSRDEHRARAMKIPFTNDKIINLPVEEFNELLSKYQLSEAQLSLIRDIRRRGKNKMAAQNCRKRKLDTILNLERDVEDLQRDKSKLLREKVEFLKSIRQMKQKVQNLYQEVFGRLRDENGQPYSPNQYALQYASDGSVILIPRTLADQQARRQERKQKDRRK from the exons atgctttctctgaagaaatactTCACTGAAGGCCTCATCCAGTTCACCATCCTGCTCAGCCTGATCGGTGTCCGCGTGGACGTGGACACCTACCTGACCTCGCAGCTGCCCCCCCTGCGGGAGATCATCCTCGGGCAGAGCTCGGCCTACACCCAGACCCAGTTCCACAACCTGCGCAACACCTTGGACGGCTATGGCATCCACCCCAAGAGCGTAGACCTGGACTATTACTTCACGGCTCGCCGCCTGCTCAACCAGGTCAGGGCCCTGGACAGGTTTCAGGTGCCCAGCACCGAGGTGAGCGCCTGGCTGGTGCACAGGGACCCCGAGGGCTCCGTGTCCGGCACCCAGCCCAGCGCCGGCATCGCCCTCGAGAACGGCGGCGGCCTGCAGGATGGGAGCGGCCCCGACGGCGGCGTGAGGGAGAGCGGGGCCGAGCAGGGCTTcggggaggagctggaggacCTGGGAGCGGTGGCTCCCCCGGTGAACGGGGACCTGACCAAAGAG GACATCGATTTGATTGACATCCTGTGGAGACAGGATATCGATCTCGGCGCTGGGCGAGAGATTTTTGACTACAGCCACCGCCAGAAGGAGAGCGAAGTGGACAAAGACCTGAGCGATGGGAGGGAGCGCGGGGACGGCTGGCGGAGCGCAGGGAGCGAGGGCCTGGACAGAAACCTGCTAGTGGATGGCGAGACCGGGGAGAGCTTCCCTGCGCAG GTGCCTGGCGCGGAGGACCAGACAGCTCTGTCCCTGGAGGAGTGCCTTAGGCTGCTGGAGGCCACCTTCCCTTTCGGGGAGAACTCGGAG TTTCCAGCTGCAGATGTCTCCACCCTGAGCGAAGCTGTGCCCAGCGAGAGCCGGCCCGCGGGCATCCAGAGCAGCCTGctgtctcctctcctcccagagACCGAGTCTCCCTTCGACCtggagcagcagtggcaggacCTCATGTCTATCATGGAGATGCAG GCTATGGAAGTGAACAACACGACCGCTGAAACCCTGTACAACGGCACAGGCGGGGACCTGCTGGCTTCTAACTACAGCCTCGCTCCAAACACTCCCATCAATCAGAATGTCAGCCTGCATCAggcctctctgggcagctgctcccaggaCTTCTCCCTCTTCAGCTCTGAAATCGAAAGCCCCTCCATGGCtggcagctcagccctgctccagctggcgCCGGACAACTCCACCGGCCTCAACACCACCTTCAGCTCCACCAACTTGAGCGGCATCTTCTTCCCCCCGCAGCTGAACAGCACAGTCAACGAGACGGCTGGCCCCGAGCTGCCCGACCCGCTGGGCGGCCTGCTGGACGAAGCCATGCTCGATGAGATCAGCTTGATGGACTTGGCTATTGAGGAAGGTTTCAACCCGGTGCAGGCCTCGCAGCTGGAAGAAGAGTTTGATTCTGACTCAGGTCTTTCTCTGGATTCTGGCCACAGCCCTGCTTCTCTTAGCAGCTCAgaagcctcctcctcctcttcctcctcctcctcctcctcctcttcttcctcctcttcctcctcctcctcctcctcctcgtttTCCGAGGAAGGAGCTGTCGGCTACAGCTCAGACTCTGAAAACGTGGACTTTGAGGAAACGGAAGGGGCAGTTGGGTACCAGCCTGAGTACAGCAAGTTCTGTCGCATGAGCTATCAGGACCCGTCGCAGCTCCACTACTTGCCTTACCTGGAGCACGTTGGCCACAACCACACCTACAACATGGCACCGGGGACGCTGGATCCCGAGGAGCCCAAAGTGCCCAGCGCAGGGAAGAAGAGCAGCAAGGAGAAACCGTCAGAGTTCCTGGACAAGCAGATGAGCAGGGACGAGCATCGAGCCAGAGCCATGAAAATCCCTTTCACCAACGACAAGATCATCAACCTGCCCGTGGAGGAGTTCAACGAGCTGCTCTCCAAGTACCAGCTCAGCGAGGCGCAGCTGAGCCTCATCCGAGACATCAGGAGGCGAGGCAAGAACAAGATGGCTGCCCAGAACTGCCGCAAGAGGAAGCTGGACACCATCCTGAACCTGGAACGGGACGTGGAGGACTTGCAGAGGGACAAGTCCAAACTGCTCAGGGAGAAGGTGGAGTTCCTCAAGTCCATCCGCCAGATGAAGCAAAAGGTGCAGAACCTCTACCAGGAAGTGTTCGGCCGCCTGCGGGACGAGAACGGCCAACCTTACTCTCCCAACCAGTACGCCCTGCAGTACGCCAGCGACGGCAGCGTTATTTTGATACCTCGCACCTTGGCCGACCAGCAGGCCAGGCGGcaggagaggaaacagaagGACCGGAGGAAGTGA